Within the Candidatus Zixiibacteriota bacterium genome, the region ACGGCTGGTTGTAGGTCATCATGACTGTCGGCGGCGCGTCGAAACCCTCGACCAAAAAACCGCACTCGTGGTTGGTGGAGAAGCTCATCGGGCCGCGCATCTTATCCATTCCCTGACGCTTGAGTTCGATCATGGCCACTTTGAGCAGCGTGGACGCTATTTCATAGTCATCAGGACAGTCGAAAAATCCGAAAAAACCTGTCTGTTCCTCGTGAAACTGGTTATGATTGTAATTGATGCAGGTGGCGATACGCCCCACAACCTCGCCGCTCTCCATGGCGAGAAAGAGCTTCACCGATGATGTCTTATAGAACGGGTTTTTCTGGCGGTCAAAAAATTCCTTACGTTCCGATATCAGCGGCGTAACGTAATTACTATCCCCCCGGTAGAGCCTATTGGGATAGGTTATGAATTTTTTCAGATGTGAGGATGATTCAACTTCTACGACTTCGATTCGTGCCATAAGCTATTACGAAATCAGTCCCTTGGCGCGTCCAACTTTGGCCACCACCTCGACAACCCTGTCGAGCTGCCCACTGGTATGGGTGGCGGTATAAGAAGTACGAATCATCGACTGGCCCGGAGGCACGGCCGGCGATATCACCGGGTTGGTAAACACGCCGTTGTCGAATAGTTCCTTCCAGAAAGCAAAGGCCTCGAGATCTTCACCCACAACTATCGGGACAATCGGAGTGGCTGAATGACCGGTATTGAATCCGAGACTCTGAAATTCCTTTTTCATGCGACGGGCGTTTTTCCACAGGTTCTCACGTCTCTCCGGTTCCGCCTCGATAATATCCAGCGCCGCCAAAACCGCCGCCGCGTTGGATGGCGGAATGGAGGCCGAAAATATCAGCGAGCGGGCGGTGTGCTGGACATAGTCGATAACCTTCGCGTCACCGGCGATAAATCCGCCGAGAGAGGCGAACGACTTGGAGAAAGTGCCCATAGTCATATCGACCACGTCGCCCAGACCGAAGTGCTGCGCGGTGCCGGCGCCGGTCTCACCCATCACGCCAATACCGTGAGCATCATCGACAAGAACACGGGCGTTATATCGCTTG harbors:
- a CDS encoding pyridoxal phosphate-dependent aminotransferase family protein, with protein sequence MGIYPYFHPLQSAPGDEVVVDGHKCIMVGSNNYLGLVNHPKVKEAAAEAARKYGSGCTGSRFLNGTLDLHLELEERLAKFMKKPAALVFSTGFQTNLGAISSLVGKSDAVIIDRQVHACIVDGCRLSYGKLYKFAHNDMDDFERVIANVRNINSRGGILVAVDGVFSMEGDIIELPRLVEIAKRYNARVLVDDAHGIGVMGETGAGTAQHFGLGDVVDMTMGTFSKSFASLGGFIAGDAKVIDYVQHTARSLIFSASIPPSNAAAVLAALDIIEAEPERRENLWKNARRMKKEFQSLGFNTGHSATPIVPIVVGEDLEAFAFWKELFDNGVFTNPVISPAVPPGQSMIRTSYTATHTSGQLDRVVEVVAKVGRAKGLIS